A portion of the Mustela erminea isolate mMusErm1 chromosome 19, mMusErm1.Pri, whole genome shotgun sequence genome contains these proteins:
- the LOC116579728 gene encoding heterogeneous nuclear ribonucleoprotein A1-like, which yields MSKSESPKEPEQLRKLFIGGLSFETTDESLRSHFEQWGTLTDCVVMRDPNTKRSRGFGFVTYATVEEVDAAMNARPHKVDGRVVEPKRAVSREDSQRPGAHLTVKKIFVGGIKEDTEEHHLRDYFKQYGKIEVTEIMTDRGSGKKRGFAFVTFDDHNSVDKIVIQKYHTVNGHNCEVRKALSKQEMASASSSQRGRSGSGNFGGGRGGGFGGNDNFGRGGNFSGRGGFGGSRGGGGYGGSGDGYNGFGNDGSNFGGGGSYNDFGNYNNQSSNFGPMKGGNFGGRSSGPYGGGGQYFAKPRNQGGYGGSSSSSSYGSGRRF from the coding sequence ATGTCtaagtcagagtctcccaaagagcctgaacaGCTGCGGAAGCTCTTCATCGGAggtctgagctttgaaacaaccgatgagagtctgaggagccatTTTGAGCAATGGGGAACACTTACGGACTGTGTGGTAATGAGAGATCCGAACACCAAGCgctccagaggctttgggtttgtcacctatgccactgtggaggaggttgatgcagccatgaatgcaaggccacacaaggtggatggaagagttgtggaaccaaagagggctgtctcaagagaagattctcaaagacctggtgcccacttaactgtgaaaaagatttttgttggtggcattaaagaggacactgaagaacatcatctaagagattatttcaaacagtatgggaaaatcgaagtgactgagatcatgactgaccgaggcagtggcaaaaagaggggttttgcttttgtaacatttgatgaccataattctgtagacaagattgtcattcaaaaataccatactgtgaatggccacaactgtgaagtaaggaaagcgctctctaagcaagagatggctagtgcttcatccagccaaagaggtcgaagtggttctggaaactttggtggtggtcgtggaggtggttttggtgggaatgacaactttggtcgcggaggaaacttcagtggtcgaggtggctttggtggcagtcgaggtggtggtggatatggtggcagtggggatggctataacggatttggtaatgatggaagcaactttggaggtggcggaagctataatgattttggcaattacaacaatcaatcctcaaattttggacccatgaaaggaggcaattttggaggcagaagctctggccctTATGGTGGTGGAGGCCAATACTTCGCCAAACCACGAAACCAAGGTGGCTAtggtggttccagcagcagcagcagctatggcagtggcagaaggttttaa